From the Cryptomeria japonica chromosome 2, Sugi_1.0, whole genome shotgun sequence genome, one window contains:
- the LOC131078712 gene encoding homeobox-leucine zipper protein ROC7-like, translating to MSDNCEGDRNSGHNEYGGASSIERKNLGRKHTRYTSDQVEVMEEVFKMLQHPDEKDRQELSTKLGLTSQQIKFWFQNRRTQVKVQQERTDNANLRTENERFRLDRQALGNTLNNIRCQTCGGSNFMTEMVCKQQSLALENELLRTEIEKLKAVASNCVGRTIPLLETRADQSQMMYSSHHEEGSSGQNQITLPTPTCVSLDESSAMEAAQKATEEFIWMVDANEPVWVKKPFADGTIKILNTNELYGTFPQGMGFSSNMKREGSRDTSIVSITGAELVDLFMDVNKWKKIFSLIVTRAGTLQVVSQGVGGHRNGLLQLMYAELQILSPLFPTRHISFLRFSQQPTNGMCIVVDFSLENLNYSISPSVGWYHKHPSGCVIQDMPNGCSKVIWIEQGETDYRIVHKIFEQVINSEMAFGAQHCLTCLQSCLPDKYDKIGAEHKQSICCKHNNDPIKITTRNASEVGQSSGVIVCVGTSIKLSVPPNVLFNFLGDERTASKYKLLSCGEWKELTSIGNGSDPSNCISLFAVYCEGETEKMLKQSYRDASGSFCVYTAINVDIIHGKDASSLPIAAHHGFAVLPYHTSTAVNSLIPTTILHEEASATSLDSVGSVLTLIFQNIETEFTNCSLSGA from the exons ATGAGTGATAATTGTGAAGGAGATAGAAATAGTGGCCACAATGAATATGGAGGAGCAAGCTCGATAGAGAGAAAGAATTTGGGCAGAAAACATACTCGTTATACTAGTGATCAAGTTGAAGTAATGGAAGA AGTGTTTAAGATGTTGCAACATCCTGACGAAAAGGACAGACAAGAACTAAGCACTAAACTGGGTCTCACATCACAGCAAATTAAATTCTGGTTTCAGAACCGGCGCACCCAAGTAAAG GTTCAGCAGGAGCGTACTGACAACGCTAATTTGCGTACGGAAAACGAGAGATTCCGACTGGATAGACAGGCGCTGGGAAATACACTTAACAATATCAGGTGTCAAACGTGCGGAGGATCTAATTTCATGACAGAGATGGTTTGCAAACAGCAAAGCTTGGCTCTAGAAAATGAGCTTTTAAGAACGGAG ATTGAAAAACTGAAAGCAGTTGCCTCGAATTGTGTTGGAAGAACAATCCCCTTGTTAGAAACCAGAGCAGATCAATCACAGATGATGTACTCTTCACACCATGAAGAGGGAAGCTCAGGACAGAACCAGATTACATTGCCCACACCCACTTGTGTTTCATTGGATGAATCCTCGGCAATGGAAGCTGCGCAAAAGGCCACTGAAGAATTTATCTGGATGGTAGACGCAAACGAGCCTGTTTGGGTGAAGAAACCTTTTGCGGATGGTACAATAAAAATTCTGAATACCAATGAGTTGTACGGAACATTTCCTCAGGGCATGGGGTTCAGCAGCAACATGAAGAGAGAAGGCAGCAGGGACACCTCAATTGTTTCTATCACAGGAGCTGAATTGGTTGATCTCTTCATGGATGTG AAtaaatggaagaaaatattttcATTAATTGTAACAAGAGCAGGGACCTTGCAAGTTGTGTCTCAAGGGGTTGGTGGTCACAGAAATGGTTTACTTCAACTG ATGTATGCTGAGCTACAGATTCTATCTCCTCTTTTTCCCACGAGACATATATCTTTTCTTCGGTTTTCCCAGCAGCCAACCAATGGAATGTGTATAGTGGTAGACTTTTCTCTAGAAAATTTGAACTACAGTATTTCGCCCTCCGTTGGATGGTACCATAAGCATCCGTCTGGATGTGTTATACAAGATATGCCTAATGGGTGTTCAAAG GTGATTTGGATAGAGCAGGGTGAGACAGATTATAGAATAGTTCATAAAATATTTGAGCAAGTCATCAACAGCGAAATGGCCTTTGGCGCCCAGCATTGTCTGACATGCTTGCAGAG CTGTTTACCGGACAAATATGATAAGATTGGCGCAGAACATAAGCAGTCAATTTGTTGCAAACATAA CAACGACCCTATTAAAATCACAACAAGAAACGCTTCCGAAGTCGGACAATCCAGTGGTGTTATTGTCTGTGTTGGAACTTCTATCAAGCTTTCTGTCCCCCCAAACGTACTGTTTAATTTTTTGGGGGATGAGCGAACCGCATCAAAG TACAAACTATTATCATGTGGAGAATGGAAGGAACTCACAAGCATTGGAAATGGATCAGACCCTTCAAATTGCATTTCATTGTTTGCTGTTTATTGT GAAGGCGAGACAGAGAAGATGCTGAAACAAAGTTACAGAGACGCATCGGGGTCTTTTTGTGTGTATACAGCCATTAATGTTGACATCATCCATGGTAAGGATGCTTCTTCATTACCCATTGCCGCTCATCATGGATTTGCAGTACTACCATATCATACTTCAACTGCCGTTAATTCACTTATACCAACCACTATATTACATGAGGAAGCCTCGGCCACCAGCCTTGACAGTGTAGGTTCAGTACTTACACTAATATTCCAAAATATTGAGACAGAGTTTACCAACTGCAGTCTGAGCGGTGCATAA